One window from the genome of Candidatus Protochlamydia phocaeensis encodes:
- a CDS encoding type IV toxin-antitoxin system AbiEi family antitoxin domain-containing protein: MKKSNCLYAIQTLLKQPSFTANEAKIFGVFPAHLAYYIKKGQVRRLGRGIYQGTNFKYPIDYFQWEDLIEAVNSVPGGVVCLISALALYDITEQIARQFWIAVPHGTSIKERKLTKIIRFRNMELGKTTLDLGGIQIPIFDRERTVIDSFRLLSRETAIKALKVALAKKGKERLDLKKLQVYAKKLRYNIQPYLMTATT; this comes from the coding sequence ATGAAGAAATCAAACTGCCTTTATGCCATTCAAACTCTTCTGAAACAGCCTTCATTTACAGCAAATGAAGCTAAAATATTTGGGGTTTTTCCTGCTCATTTAGCCTACTACATAAAAAAGGGTCAAGTTAGACGACTTGGCCGAGGGATTTATCAAGGTACTAATTTCAAGTATCCCATTGACTATTTTCAATGGGAAGATCTTATCGAAGCTGTAAACTCTGTCCCTGGAGGTGTGGTATGTCTAATTTCTGCGTTAGCACTTTATGACATTACTGAGCAAATTGCTCGACAATTTTGGATTGCCGTTCCTCATGGTACATCAATTAAGGAACGCAAGCTTACTAAGATCATACGATTTCGAAATATGGAACTAGGAAAAACTACACTTGATCTTGGCGGCATTCAAATTCCCATATTTGATCGAGAACGAACTGTCATCGATTCTTTTAGATTACTGAGTCGTGAGACTGCTATCAAAGCACTTAAAGTGGCTCTTGCTAAAAAAGGAAAAGAGCGACTTGATCTCAAAAAACTTCAAGTATATGCAAAAAAACTTAGATATAATATTCAACCTTATCTGATGACAGCAACGACATGA